One window of Salminus brasiliensis chromosome 16, fSalBra1.hap2, whole genome shotgun sequence genomic DNA carries:
- the r3hcc1 gene encoding R3H and coiled-coil domain-containing protein 1, giving the protein MAHVSLCFGVYCSAAHLLLTLASPSYDGCYLPREECQFVHKVLEDLDAFQKKDDQRSVLLFPPLPNRLRFLIHKAAENHPNLSTFSVGEDWSRRVVVCYSHLRSQPKQDSGDTEGSVYEQPCGWDRRLEIRSVGQSAGHRSTHSRGTRRPDKAIYVPRALRQKVCESSERSNEPSRRCSSSCLSTTSEPPAANQEPAVYSSEESVGEHEVFTEVPRSGPYPWPPAWEQTVSYFMEMRLEDQEEGDCSNNTPTESPSQSESKEETSDICSEITAHLKKGEVVIENAQCDYSSFENAWLNITEEFAHIIEIYGFPAIFKTDDLLDAFANYSEGGMKIKWVDNTHALGVFSSASAATQALSIKHPMVKTRMLSQGSRKAKCKAVRRAEFIQPVKERPRTDTAVASRMVTRALGLRGGSRGKRC; this is encoded by the exons ATGGCTCATGTTTccttgtgttttggtgtgtatTGCTCTGCAGCCCATCTCCTCCTCACCCTGGCGTCCCCCAGCTATGATGGCTGCTATCTTCCCAGGGAGGAATGCCAGTTTGTCCACAAAGTCCTTGAAGACCTGGATGCCTTTCAGAAGAAAGATGATCAGAGAAG CGTCCTGCTTTTCCCACCGCTCCCAAACCGACTTCGCTTTCTGATCCACAAGGCGGCCGAGAATCATCCAAACCTGAGCACCTTCTCTGTCGGGGAAGACTGGAGCCGCAGGGTGGTCGTCTGCTACTCCCACCTTAGGTCACAACCCAAGCAGGACAGCGGCGACACGGAGGGTAGTGTGTACGAGCAGCCGTGCGGCTGGGACCGACGCCTGGAGATAAGGTCAGTTGGCCAGTCCGCTGGGCACAGATCCACCCACAGCAGAGGAACCAGAAGACCAGATAAAGCCATCTACGTCCCCCGGGCTTTGAGGCAGAAGGTGTGTGAAAGCTCGGAAAGGTCTAACGAGCCCAGCCGCAGGTGTTCCAGCAGCTGCCTCAGCACCACTTCAGAGCCCCctgcagccaatcaggagccagCGGTCTACAGCAGTGAAGAATCAGTGGGCGAGCATGAGGTGTTCACGGAGGTTCCCAGGTCAGGACCTTACCCATGGCCTCCAGCCTGGGAGCAGACTGTCTCCTACTTTATGGAGATGAGGCTGGAGGACCAGGAGGAGGGAGACTGCAGTAATAACACTCCTACTGAATcgcccagccaatcagagagcaaAGAGGAGACCAGCGACATCTGTTCTGAG ATTACAGCCCATCTGAAGAAAGGAGAGGTGGTGATAGAGAATGCCCAGTGCGACTACTCTAGCTTCGAGAACGCGTGGCTTAACATAACTGAAGAGTTCGCCCACATCATCGAAATCTACGGCTTTCCAGCCATATTCAAAACGGACGACTTGCTGGACGCTTTCGCAAACTACAG TGAAGGTGGCATGAAGATTAAGTGGGTGGATAACACACACGCTCTTGGTGTGTTTTCAAGTGCATCAGCAG CAACGCAGGCCCTGTCCATCAAACACCCGATGGTGAAGACAAGGATGCTGTCTCAGGGGAGCAGGAAGGCGAAGTGTAAAGCAGTGAGACGGGCAG AATTCATCCAGCCGGTGAAGGAGAGGCCGCGTACGGACACAGCAGTGGCCAGTAGGATGGTGACCAGAGCGCTGGGCTTAAGGGGTGGATCCAGAGGAAAACGCTGCTGA